A DNA window from Deltaproteobacteria bacterium contains the following coding sequences:
- a CDS encoding PAS domain S-box protein: MKDKYKTKRQLIKELEEMRQLVSELNAGEWRHRRAEEELYAEKEKLQSIIDAMVSGVSIQDLDYNIIYQNEVLKNAFGDRLGEKCYRVYEGNDTICDGCPVKMAYRDGKAHTSERRVIMPTGELTIWENTANTIRDAGGKIVSCLEIARNITERKRTEEALRESEEKYRSLASSADSMYLVDRDCKYLFMNERHLERFGLPWDQVVGRTYSEVHSEDDACEFTQYVEHVFDTGTFIQHEHESERDRRYFLRTFSPVKSTEGKTVAVTVVSKDITDRKQIEEKLQESEQRLYNVIQGSPLPTFVIGKDHRVLYWNKALEELSGIKPEEVIGTTHYWRAFYGKERPCMADLLVDQALEAIPQWYFEKYMKSRLLDEAYEATDFFPEL, translated from the coding sequence ATGAAAGATAAATATAAGACAAAAAGGCAGCTCATAAAAGAACTTGAAGAAATGCGCCAGCTTGTTTCAGAATTGAACGCGGGAGAATGGAGGCACAGGCGGGCGGAAGAAGAACTGTACGCGGAGAAGGAAAAACTCCAGTCCATTATAGATGCAATGGTATCCGGTGTAAGCATCCAGGATTTAGATTATAATATCATCTATCAAAATGAGGTATTGAAGAACGCTTTCGGAGACCGACTGGGGGAAAAATGTTACCGGGTCTACGAAGGTAACGATACAATTTGTGACGGATGTCCGGTGAAAATGGCATACAGAGACGGTAAAGCCCATACATCCGAAAGAAGAGTAATAATGCCGACCGGAGAACTTACCATCTGGGAAAATACAGCGAACACCATCAGAGACGCCGGCGGGAAAATTGTTTCCTGTCTTGAGATTGCCAGGAATATAACCGAACGTAAGCGGACGGAGGAGGCATTGCGAGAATCTGAGGAGAAATATCGATCCCTGGCATCATCTGCAGATTCAATGTACCTTGTAGATAGAGATTGCAAGTATCTGTTTATGAATGAAAGACACTTAGAAAGGTTTGGTCTTCCCTGGGATCAAGTAGTAGGGAGAACGTATAGTGAGGTTCATTCAGAGGACGACGCGTGTGAATTTACCCAGTATGTGGAACATGTATTCGACACCGGCACATTTATCCAGCATGAGCATGAAAGTGAAAGAGACAGAAGGTATTTTCTCCGGACATTCAGTCCTGTTAAAAGTACAGAAGGAAAAACAGTAGCTGTAACTGTTGTTTCAAAGGATATCACTGACCGTAAACAGATAGAGGAAAAACTCCAGGAAAGCGAACAGCGACTGTACAACGTTATTCAGGGTTCCCCCCTTCCTACCTTTGTAATCGGGAAGGACCACAGGGTGCTCTACTGGAACAAGGCATTGGAAGAGCTCAGTGGTATCAAGCCTGAAGAAGTCATCGGCACAACACATTATTGGAGGGCATTCTACGGCAAGGAGAGGCCGTGCATGGCTGACCTGCTGGTGGATCAGGCGCTGGAAGCGATTCCTCAATGGTATTTTGAAAAGTATATGAAGTCCCGCTTGTTGGATGAGGCATATGAGGCGACGGACTTTTTCCCGGAACTG
- a CDS encoding metallophosphoesterase, with protein MKIVATGDIHYDLIRNQTEQEAFLQFIKSMEAEKPDVLVLAGDTVGFGSPKLEECLNYFRTIAPVRLAVFGNHEYWSHEGGTISHLEFMKNRIKGCGFQLLDENPEIIDDIGFAGNCSWYDYSFAPKELPPRSSYEKKIFGGHIIWNDVRFIRLGKTDSDYMNELLKKLKEDIRTLESEVDQIVVVTHHIGFVEMLTLLDDFPGLNFCNAFMGSYRLGDMLLLHPKVRYHICAHTHVQKVVKKEHLISINPGSTYDEKKYLTMVIPEDNAEV; from the coding sequence ATGAAAATCGTTGCAACCGGTGACATCCATTACGACCTGATACGGAACCAGACGGAACAAGAGGCATTCCTTCAATTTATAAAAAGCATGGAAGCTGAAAAACCGGATGTCCTTGTACTGGCGGGCGATACGGTGGGGTTTGGCTCCCCGAAACTGGAAGAATGTTTGAATTATTTCAGAACAATTGCACCAGTGCGACTTGCAGTTTTCGGAAACCACGAATACTGGAGCCATGAAGGTGGTACGATCAGTCATCTTGAATTCATGAAAAACAGAATCAAGGGATGCGGCTTTCAACTCCTGGATGAGAATCCGGAGATTATCGATGATATCGGTTTTGCGGGCAATTGCTCCTGGTATGATTATTCTTTTGCTCCCAAAGAACTTCCACCACGTTCATCATACGAAAAAAAGATATTTGGCGGGCATATTATCTGGAATGATGTCCGTTTTATCAGGCTTGGCAAAACGGACAGTGACTATATGAATGAACTCCTGAAAAAGCTGAAGGAAGATATACGGACGCTTGAATCAGAGGTGGATCAGATTGTTGTCGTTACCCATCACATCGGTTTTGTGGAAATGTTAACATTATTGGACGATTTTCCCGGATTGAATTTCTGCAATGCCTTTATGGGCAGTTATAGACTTGGAGACATGCTCTTACTACATCCCAAGGTAAGATACCACATATGTGCACACACTCACGTTCAGAAAGTGGTAAAAAAAGAACATCTGATTTCGATCAACCCGGGTTCGACGTATGATGAAAAAAAATATCTCACTATGGTAATACCTGAGGATAATGCGGAGGTTTAA
- a CDS encoding DUF1460 domain-containing protein yields the protein MIYRSADRIIYDDLIDSACRKWKRAQSISELMLNVGKYFLGFPYVSNTLEIESEESLVINLRGFDCFTFIENVVVLARQIREEIFTFEDYAAELEKIRYRNGIVNGYSSRLHYFSDWLFDNERKGVVKDITGEKGGEPFLKEINFMTMHRDDYTGLSTDGSFRDMKTVEMNLSGRSLSYIKKAELRRFENGIENGDLIAVTTGIEGLDVVHVGLAVRIGRRIHLLHASKIEKMIVLSVTTLYQYLSRRKMMTGIMVGRVNPVCQNDDNLLMA from the coding sequence GTGATTTATCGTTCAGCAGATCGTATTATTTATGACGACCTGATTGATTCTGCCTGTCGGAAATGGAAGAGAGCACAATCAATCAGTGAACTGATGCTCAATGTGGGAAAATATTTTCTTGGGTTTCCTTATGTGAGCAATACACTTGAAATTGAAAGTGAGGAGAGCCTTGTCATAAACTTAAGGGGATTCGATTGTTTCACCTTTATCGAAAATGTTGTGGTGCTGGCAAGGCAGATCAGGGAGGAAATATTCACCTTCGAGGACTATGCTGCCGAGTTGGAAAAAATCCGTTACCGCAATGGTATAGTAAACGGATATTCTTCGCGCCTTCATTATTTTTCAGATTGGCTCTTCGATAATGAACGTAAAGGGGTTGTCAAGGATATTACCGGGGAAAAGGGAGGGGAACCTTTTTTAAAAGAAATCAATTTTATGACGATGCATCGGGATGATTATACCGGGTTGAGCACTGATGGATCGTTCCGGGATATGAAGACTGTTGAAATGAACCTGTCCGGCAGGTCGCTGTCCTATATTAAAAAAGCTGAATTAAGACGGTTCGAGAATGGAATTGAGAACGGGGATCTTATCGCCGTTACTACCGGTATCGAGGGATTGGATGTCGTACATGTCGGTCTGGCTGTCCGCATCGGGAGAAGGATTCATCTTTTACATGCATCGAAAATCGAGAAGATGATTGTTCTTTCCGTTACCACTTTGTATCAGTATCTCTCCAGAAGAAAAATGATGACCGGAATTATGGTTGGGCGGGTTAATCCGGTTTGTCAAAATGATGATAATCTATTGATGGCCTGA
- a CDS encoding M15 family metallopeptidase, which translates to MNIPIIDSSMTFEEAVFGTKAPKEVIDSLCLITVCYRAFDGRLHQGQLVVHRGVEKEVIEIFEIIERLKFPIARVVPIVKYDWSDDMSMADNNSSAFNYRFVSGTERLSHHAYGKAVDINPYLNPVIYENGRIDPPDAIYDPERSGTLSETHSIVREFLNRGWRWGGYFRPSIDYHHFDKPD; encoded by the coding sequence ATGAATATTCCCATAATCGACAGTAGTATGACCTTTGAGGAAGCCGTTTTTGGCACAAAAGCACCCAAGGAGGTTATCGATTCCTTATGCCTTATCACTGTATGCTACCGGGCTTTCGATGGTCGATTACACCAGGGGCAACTTGTCGTTCACAGGGGTGTAGAAAAAGAGGTGATCGAGATTTTCGAGATAATCGAACGGTTAAAATTCCCCATAGCCCGGGTGGTCCCGATTGTGAAATACGATTGGTCGGACGACATGTCAATGGCAGATAACAACTCCTCCGCCTTTAACTACCGCTTCGTTTCGGGCACGGAAAGGTTATCACACCACGCGTATGGAAAGGCTGTAGATATTAATCCGTATCTGAATCCCGTCATATACGAAAACGGACGGATTGATCCGCCAGATGCAATCTATGATCCGGAAAGATCAGGAACTCTTTCCGAAACCCATTCCATTGTGAGGGAATTCCTTAATCGGGGATGGCGGTGGGGAGGATATTTCAGGCCATCAATAGATTATCATCATTTTGACAAACCGGATTAA
- a CDS encoding DUF4922 domain-containing protein, translating to MLIDNLLKQRIFTSFNSNASEPSLAALCLELLTQQKTSWQELSHGYIAMGNIRVRELRCSGFSVKLQFNPARIISTAAPVDKKSINKRPCFLCLENLPDAQRCIVYRHDFIILCNPYPIFPKHFTVSHIRHIPQSSEGALPAFLSLAKDFGPDFNIYYNGPQSGASAPDHMHIQAAPVGVLPIEKEIQDSDKRILMKRGDGISLLRVKNVGREIIIIEGNNYGAVSTALMNVISALKSVLSTPDEPMLNLLCSYNRNAWQVVIFPRRKHRPDVYFLPGSERILISPGLVDMGGVIITPIEKDFIAIDHELIQNIYKEISVDPETIQKAIEAVSL from the coding sequence ATGCTGATCGACAACCTGCTGAAACAAAGAATTTTTACATCATTCAACAGTAATGCTTCCGAACCGTCACTAGCTGCCCTTTGCCTCGAACTGCTCACACAGCAGAAAACTTCGTGGCAAGAACTCTCCCATGGATATATTGCCATGGGCAATATACGTGTGCGTGAGCTCCGTTGCAGTGGATTTTCGGTAAAGCTCCAGTTCAATCCGGCAAGGATTATCAGCACTGCGGCGCCGGTTGATAAAAAATCCATTAATAAAAGGCCATGCTTCCTATGTCTCGAAAATCTCCCTGATGCGCAACGGTGTATTGTATACCGGCATGATTTTATTATACTCTGCAACCCTTATCCGATATTTCCGAAGCATTTTACAGTTTCCCACATCAGACATATTCCCCAGTCTTCAGAAGGCGCCCTTCCGGCATTTTTGTCATTGGCAAAGGATTTCGGTCCGGATTTCAACATATATTACAACGGACCACAAAGCGGGGCTTCCGCACCGGACCACATGCATATTCAGGCAGCTCCGGTCGGGGTACTGCCGATCGAGAAAGAAATTCAGGACAGCGACAAACGGATTCTCATGAAACGTGGAGATGGCATATCCCTCTTGAGAGTAAAAAACGTGGGGCGGGAAATTATTATTATTGAAGGAAATAATTATGGCGCCGTCAGTACCGCTTTAATGAACGTTATTTCGGCGCTGAAAAGTGTCCTGTCAACACCCGATGAGCCGATGCTGAATCTCCTGTGCTCATATAACAGAAATGCATGGCAAGTCGTGATTTTCCCGCGACGCAAGCATCGTCCCGACGTCTATTTTTTACCGGGGAGTGAACGGATACTGATCTCGCCGGGATTGGTGGATATGGGAGGGGTTATTATAACCCCGATAGAAAAAGATTTTATCGCCATCGATCATGAGCTGATTCAGAACATTTACAAAGAAATTTCCGTGGACCCCGAAACGATTCAAAAAGCAATTGAAGCCGTATCACTTTAA
- a CDS encoding glycosyltransferase family A protein — MGKITAVIPFSAKSYFTGMIQPLMESPLIDKVIVLHDSSFKSPWPKCEGMQAESLTSGKALNKLIEKISTDFLFILTQSQEIHITPGALERFIDVAELTDAGMVYCDYLEKKNGELIEHPLNDYQSGSIRDAFDFGSVILFSIPAVIRVFNKYGAIPEVKHAGLYDLRLKLSIEHRLFHIQEFLYTKGEIDETGKEGSSRESLFDYADPRNQAVQKEMEEVVTRHLKNIGACLEPYFKKVPVSEHKFPVEASVVIPVRNRLRTITNAVQSALSQETNFPFNVIVVDNHSTDGTTPILVELSQRYPALKHIIPSRFDLSIGGCWNEAVFSEFCGRYAVQLDSDDLYSSPETLQKIINVFRNGDFAMVTGSYTLVNELLEQIPPGLIDHREWTDANGRNNALRINGLGAPRAFDTELLRAIGFLNVGYGEDYAIALRLSREYRIGRIYESIYFCRRWEGNTDAALSIEKINRNDAFKDKIRTIEIMARQKLIAK; from the coding sequence ATGGGCAAGATAACCGCCGTTATTCCGTTCAGTGCGAAGTCATATTTTACAGGGATGATTCAACCCTTGATGGAATCACCCTTGATTGACAAAGTTATCGTTCTCCATGACTCGTCATTCAAGTCACCATGGCCGAAATGTGAAGGCATGCAAGCCGAATCCCTGACTTCGGGCAAGGCGCTCAATAAACTTATCGAAAAAATCAGCACAGATTTTCTCTTCATACTCACTCAATCTCAGGAAATTCATATTACACCCGGCGCCCTGGAACGTTTTATCGATGTAGCGGAATTGACAGATGCAGGTATGGTCTATTGTGACTATTTGGAAAAGAAAAATGGAGAACTTATTGAACATCCCCTGAATGACTATCAATCGGGAAGCATCCGTGATGCATTTGACTTCGGGTCTGTAATCCTTTTTTCTATCCCCGCAGTTATCCGAGTATTCAATAAATACGGCGCCATACCGGAGGTAAAACACGCCGGTTTATATGACCTCCGATTGAAGCTCTCCATTGAACACCGACTTTTTCATATTCAGGAATTTCTCTACACAAAGGGTGAAATAGACGAAACGGGCAAAGAGGGATCGTCACGTGAAAGCCTGTTCGATTATGCCGACCCCCGCAACCAAGCCGTACAAAAAGAAATGGAGGAGGTTGTTACACGGCATTTAAAAAACATCGGCGCCTGCCTCGAACCGTACTTTAAGAAGGTACCCGTCTCAGAGCACAAATTCCCTGTCGAGGCAAGTGTGGTAATTCCGGTACGTAACCGTTTAAGAACAATCACGAACGCGGTACAAAGTGCTCTGTCTCAGGAGACGAACTTTCCGTTCAATGTTATTGTTGTTGATAACCACTCCACGGATGGCACAACACCAATCCTGGTTGAGCTCTCTCAACGTTATCCCGCACTCAAGCATATCATTCCATCACGATTCGATCTCAGTATCGGAGGGTGCTGGAACGAGGCGGTCTTTTCGGAATTTTGCGGTCGCTACGCCGTTCAGTTAGACTCAGACGATTTGTACAGCAGTCCTGAGACGTTGCAGAAGATCATCAACGTATTCCGAAACGGCGACTTTGCAATGGTTACCGGATCTTATACGCTCGTTAATGAATTGCTGGAGCAAATACCACCCGGTTTAATCGACCACAGGGAATGGACCGACGCCAACGGACGCAATAATGCGTTGCGCATCAACGGCCTGGGAGCCCCGAGAGCATTTGACACTGAGCTTCTTCGCGCTATCGGATTCCTGAATGTCGGCTATGGAGAAGACTATGCGATAGCCCTGCGGCTGTCACGAGAGTATCGGATAGGCAGAATTTATGAGAGTATCTATTTTTGCCGCCGATGGGAGGGAAATACCGACGCCGCACTGTCCATTGAGAAGATTAATCGTAATGATGCGTTCAAAGACAAGATTCGTACGATCGAGATCATGGCGCGTCAAAAGTTGATTGCGAAATAA
- a CDS encoding dodecin family protein: MSVYKIIEIVGTSPKSWEDAAQVALTTSSKSLEDLRVAEVVKLDVTVEDGKITSFRVRLNISFKYKEGA; this comes from the coding sequence ATGTCAGTATACAAAATTATTGAAATTGTTGGAACAAGTCCCAAATCATGGGAAGATGCTGCCCAGGTCGCCCTGACAACCTCTTCAAAGTCACTCGAAGATTTGAGAGTTGCGGAGGTTGTAAAGCTGGACGTTACCGTTGAAGATGGGAAAATAACGTCCTTCAGGGTAAGACTCAATATCTCATTCAAGTACAAAGAAGGTGCATAG
- a CDS encoding ATP-dependent Clp protease adaptor ClpS gives MNDRDIKLEPDTVLQEPKMYRVILYNDHYTTMDFVIEILMVVFHKPAAEATKIMLDVHKKGAGMCGVYTYDIASTKVAHVHSMAKRREFPLKCSLEEA, from the coding sequence ATGAATGATAGAGATATCAAGCTAGAACCCGACACTGTTCTGCAAGAGCCAAAGATGTATCGGGTTATACTTTATAATGATCATTATACCACGATGGACTTTGTGATAGAAATACTCATGGTTGTGTTCCACAAGCCGGCTGCGGAAGCGACCAAGATCATGCTTGATGTCCATAAAAAAGGGGCGGGTATGTGCGGGGTGTATACGTATGATATTGCCTCCACCAAAGTGGCTCATGTCCATAGCATGGCGAAGAGGAGAGAATTTCCTCTAAAGTGTTCATTGGAGGAGGCCTGA
- the clpA gene encoding ATP-dependent Clp protease ATP-binding subunit ClpA produces the protein MKISESLNQIIMAAYAEANTRSHEFVTPEHLLYAALFFDDGAEIIQRCGGDPEHLKRVLSKHLRESNPVVGDAQSVQSLGFQNVLERAVWHTTSAQKNIVELGDVLVSIFDERESHASFFLRKEGVTRLALLNYISHGVSILPEATDTQKQDSKRDEGESEQPSREKDSEQNKILKAFTTELTAKARAGEIDPLIGREDILERTIQVLCRRFKNNPVHVGEPGVGKTAITEGLAQLIDDGKVPKRLKGSKIYALDMGAIIAGTRFRGDFEERMKRVIAELQKQEKAILFIDEIHNIVGAGAVSGGSLDASNILKPSLASGKLRCIGSTTYDEYRKYFEKDGALSRRFQKIEVSEPTTDETFKILQGLKNKYEEYHRVSYTEEALRAAAELSDKYINDRRLPDKAIDVIDEAGALANMKDADESTEKIINNHDIEAIVAKIARIPERNVSSSDLDKLKDLETSLKGRIFGQDQAIDFVVEAIKRSRVGFREPHKPIASLLFVGPTGVGKTELARQLADTLGVPLNRYDMSEYQEKHTVAKFVGAPPGYVGYEEGGLLTEAIRKNPHSVLLLDEIEKAHTDIFNTLLQVMDYATLTDNSGRKADFRNVVVLMTSNAGAREMGRQTIGFEAKTINRDAVFTAVERIFSPEFRNRLDGVVNFNGLTHEVVLLIVKKAIGEFSVQLQEKNVSLQVTDQCYDWLGRKGYSEEFGAREIARLIQDKIKRFFVDEVLFGKLHKGGTALADIENDDVALRVIEG, from the coding sequence ATGAAAATAAGTGAAAGTCTCAATCAAATTATCATGGCCGCTTATGCTGAAGCCAATACGCGGTCTCATGAATTTGTGACACCGGAACACCTTCTGTACGCCGCACTTTTCTTTGATGATGGGGCCGAAATCATCCAAAGATGCGGTGGCGATCCGGAGCATTTAAAAAGAGTATTATCAAAGCATCTCCGAGAGAGCAATCCCGTTGTGGGTGACGCCCAGTCCGTCCAGTCACTGGGATTTCAAAATGTTCTGGAGAGGGCTGTATGGCATACAACCTCAGCACAGAAGAATATCGTGGAATTAGGAGATGTTCTCGTTTCCATTTTTGATGAAAGAGAATCCCATGCCTCATTTTTCCTGAGAAAAGAAGGTGTTACTCGACTTGCTTTGCTTAATTATATCTCTCACGGTGTTTCCATATTACCTGAAGCGACGGATACGCAAAAGCAGGATAGCAAAAGGGATGAAGGTGAATCTGAACAGCCCTCCAGGGAAAAGGATTCAGAGCAAAACAAGATATTAAAGGCATTCACGACTGAACTGACGGCCAAGGCGAGGGCCGGCGAGATAGATCCCCTGATTGGGAGAGAGGATATTCTTGAAAGGACCATTCAGGTGCTGTGCCGGCGATTCAAGAATAACCCGGTACATGTCGGCGAGCCTGGTGTAGGGAAAACGGCTATTACCGAAGGACTTGCGCAGCTCATTGACGATGGAAAGGTTCCGAAACGCCTGAAGGGTTCAAAGATTTATGCCCTGGACATGGGTGCGATCATAGCCGGTACAAGATTCCGGGGAGACTTTGAAGAGCGTATGAAACGGGTGATTGCGGAACTTCAGAAACAGGAAAAGGCAATACTCTTCATTGATGAGATTCATAATATTGTCGGTGCAGGGGCTGTTTCCGGAGGTTCCCTGGATGCGTCCAATATCCTGAAGCCCTCACTGGCTTCGGGAAAGCTCCGATGTATTGGTTCCACAACATACGATGAATACCGTAAATATTTTGAGAAAGATGGAGCCCTGTCCCGCAGGTTCCAGAAAATTGAAGTATCCGAGCCTACAACAGATGAAACCTTCAAGATTCTGCAGGGTCTCAAGAATAAATACGAAGAATATCATCGTGTGTCATATACCGAAGAGGCCCTTCGGGCGGCTGCGGAATTATCCGATAAATATATCAATGACCGCAGGTTGCCGGACAAGGCGATCGATGTGATTGATGAGGCAGGCGCTCTCGCCAATATGAAGGATGCTGATGAATCTACGGAAAAGATTATTAATAACCATGACATTGAGGCGATCGTTGCAAAGATCGCCCGGATTCCTGAGAGAAACGTTTCTTCCTCCGATCTTGACAAGCTGAAGGATCTGGAGACAAGTCTGAAGGGGAGGATCTTTGGGCAGGATCAGGCGATTGATTTTGTGGTAGAGGCAATCAAGCGTTCACGGGTAGGGTTCCGTGAACCTCATAAACCCATTGCCTCTCTTTTGTTTGTGGGGCCGACGGGTGTGGGTAAAACTGAGCTGGCTCGCCAGCTTGCTGATACTCTCGGAGTGCCGCTCAACCGTTATGATATGAGTGAATACCAGGAGAAGCACACCGTGGCAAAGTTTGTGGGGGCGCCTCCGGGCTATGTGGGTTACGAAGAAGGTGGACTCCTTACAGAGGCTATAAGGAAGAACCCGCATTCTGTCCTGCTCCTCGATGAAATCGAGAAGGCCCATACTGATATATTCAACACCCTCCTTCAGGTTATGGACTATGCAACACTGACGGATAACAGCGGAAGAAAAGCGGATTTCCGCAATGTGGTTGTCCTCATGACATCGAATGCGGGAGCGCGTGAGATGGGCAGGCAAACTATCGGATTCGAGGCCAAGACCATCAACCGGGATGCAGTATTTACGGCGGTGGAGCGAATCTTTTCCCCCGAGTTCAGAAACCGACTCGATGGCGTAGTAAATTTCAACGGCCTGACCCATGAAGTGGTTCTCTTGATTGTCAAAAAGGCCATCGGTGAATTTTCAGTTCAGTTGCAGGAGAAAAATGTATCACTGCAGGTTACCGACCAGTGTTATGATTGGCTTGGCCGTAAAGGTTATTCTGAGGAGTTCGGGGCAAGAGAGATTGCCCGGCTCATCCAGGACAAGATAAAACGGTTCTTTGTGGATGAGGTGCTTTTCGGGAAACTGCATAAGGGCGGCACTGCTCTTGCGGATATTGAAAATGATGATGTGGCTTTGCGGGTCATTGAAGGGTAA
- the aat gene encoding leucyl/phenylalanyl-tRNA--protein transferase, whose translation MPIFRLGDETTFPPVHLASESGILAIGGDLSPGRLLEAYRQGIFPWYSDGDPIIWWSPNQRFVLFLEELKVSRSMQKVLRKNIFRVTYDHNFRKVVTLCQKPRRKQKGTWITDDMLEAYCFLHQLGFAHSAEVWYGEELVGGIYGVSLGRCFFGESMFSLMSNASKAALINLVYKLKEVKFEFLDCQVYTAHMENMGARYVHRSEFIDLLKKGLQHETLRGNWEYMPEFS comes from the coding sequence ATGCCTATTTTTCGACTGGGTGACGAAACCACATTTCCCCCCGTGCACCTTGCATCGGAGAGCGGGATTCTTGCCATCGGCGGCGACCTTTCACCCGGCAGGCTTCTGGAGGCTTATCGCCAGGGGATTTTCCCATGGTATTCCGATGGTGATCCCATTATCTGGTGGTCTCCCAATCAGCGATTCGTATTGTTCCTGGAGGAACTCAAGGTTTCCCGGAGTATGCAGAAGGTATTACGGAAGAACATTTTCAGGGTTACCTATGATCATAACTTCCGTAAAGTAGTCACATTGTGTCAAAAACCGAGGCGGAAACAGAAAGGGACATGGATTACGGATGATATGCTTGAGGCGTATTGTTTTTTACACCAACTGGGGTTTGCTCATTCTGCGGAGGTCTGGTACGGGGAAGAACTCGTCGGCGGTATCTACGGTGTGTCTCTTGGCAGGTGTTTTTTCGGCGAGTCTATGTTTTCGCTCATGAGTAACGCGTCAAAAGCGGCGCTGATCAATTTGGTTTACAAGTTAAAAGAAGTGAAGTTTGAATTCTTAGACTGCCAGGTATATACAGCTCATATGGAAAACATGGGTGCGCGCTATGTTCATCGGAGTGAGTTTATTGACCTGCTCAAAAAAGGATTACAGCATGAGACCCTTCGAGGGAACTGGGAGTACATGCCCGAGTTCAGCTGA
- a CDS encoding nucleoside-diphosphate kinase, whose translation MSTELTYVLITPYSLIKSRTGNIIARLMSFSGCDLVGIRMMRPSDELVDEYIKRVKSLSINPKVENALIDYIDQNLRHENILGQANRCLFLLFEGKNAVERIYEVVGKLTTEAESEAIRGTIRGTYCDYITTPDGTVRYFEPAVLVPTNPEYAKSNLEMFARLGFNDSGIYDECAEGETTLVILKPDNFFKHSVRPGNMIDMFSKTGLRLVGARVIRMSAAQGEEFYGALRDEFKKKLKFRIADKISEGISGLFDFKIGSEEYNAMADIIANKNAAHEFSLIVKYMTGVDPTRVSPGDRNKPGMHRSLALLYRGPNAVIQIRERLGVTDPAQAEAGTIRSDFGQNILQNAAHASDSIPSAIRERKIIGLYENTGDDCKEIILNWLKDGGSSSAFVS comes from the coding sequence ATGTCAACCGAATTAACATATGTGCTCATCACCCCTTATAGCCTCATCAAGTCACGGACAGGAAATATTATTGCGCGCCTCATGTCGTTTTCCGGCTGCGATCTTGTCGGTATTCGGATGATGCGACCATCCGATGAATTAGTCGATGAATATATAAAACGTGTTAAGAGTCTCAGTATTAATCCCAAAGTAGAAAACGCGCTCATCGATTACATAGATCAGAACCTCAGACATGAAAATATCCTCGGTCAGGCGAACCGGTGCCTGTTCCTTTTGTTTGAGGGTAAAAATGCCGTGGAGCGGATCTACGAAGTTGTCGGCAAGCTTACAACAGAGGCGGAATCAGAGGCCATTCGCGGAACCATCCGGGGAACTTATTGCGACTATATTACCACCCCTGATGGAACCGTCCGATACTTCGAACCGGCGGTATTGGTACCGACGAATCCTGAATATGCGAAAAGTAATTTGGAGATGTTCGCACGGCTTGGATTCAACGACTCCGGTATCTACGATGAGTGTGCTGAAGGGGAAACAACACTGGTAATTTTGAAGCCGGACAATTTTTTCAAGCATTCGGTTCGACCCGGCAACATGATCGACATGTTTTCCAAGACAGGACTACGACTCGTTGGCGCCCGTGTGATTCGGATGAGCGCCGCCCAGGGTGAGGAGTTCTATGGAGCTCTCCGTGATGAGTTCAAGAAAAAACTTAAGTTCCGGATCGCGGATAAAATCAGTGAAGGGATCAGCGGGCTCTTTGATTTCAAGATAGGCTCTGAAGAATACAATGCCATGGCCGACATTATCGCTAATAAGAACGCCGCGCACGAGTTTTCGTTAATTGTCAAATATATGACCGGCGTTGATCCGACCAGGGTATCTCCCGGTGACCGCAATAAACCCGGCATGCACCGATCGCTGGCGCTTCTGTACCGAGGCCCCAACGCGGTTATACAAATCCGTGAACGCCTGGGTGTGACTGATCCGGCACAGGCAGAGGCAGGCACCATTCGTTCTGATTTTGGACAGAACATCCTCCAGAATGCCGCACATGCCTCCGACTCAATCCCGAGCGCCATCCGTGAACGAAAGATTATAGGCCTCTATGAAAACACTGGTGACGACTGCAAGGAAATAATCCTCAACTGGCTGAAGGATGGTGGCAGTAGTTCGGCTTTTGTCAGCTGA